The genomic DNA AAAGTGCAAAATTACTCTTAACTGATATATCTGAAGAATATATTTTTAAAGCCTTAGAGGAAGTTATAAAAAGAAATAAGCCACAAAAACCTATTTATATTAGACCATTCGTATATACAAGCGATTTAGGTATAGCTCCAAGGTTACACAATATTGAAACAGATTTCTTTATGTATTGTATTGAACTAGGAGATTATCTATCCCCAGATGGGGTTTCATGTAGAATGAGTAGTTGGACTAGACAAGAAGATAGATCTCTCCCATTGAGAGGAAAAATAAGTGGAGCTTATATTACTAGTTCATTAGCTAAAACAGAAGCTAGTTTATCGGGTTTTGATGAAGCTCTGCTATTAAATTCAAGTGGTAAGGTAAGCGAAGCTAGTGGTATGAATTTATTTATTGTAAGGAATGGAGACTTAATCACTCCTGGTGTTGATCAAGATATTCTTGAGGGTATTACTAGAGCTAGTGTAATTGAATTAGCAAAATCATTTGGAATAAATGTAATTGAAAGGCCTGTTGATAAAACAGAATTATTAATAGCAGATGAAGTTTTTCTAACTGGTACAGCAGCAAAAATTACACCAGTTAAAAAAATTGAATCAAGTGAATTAAATGGTGACAAACCAATAATGAATAAATTAAAAAGTAAGCTTATAGAAATAACAGAAGGTCGTTCTCAAGACTATGATAATTGGGTGACAAGAATTTCTCTAAAATAATTTTCACCTAAAAATGGAATCTTTCAGAACCTATCTAAATAGAGATGAAAAGCCATTAATAATTTTTGACGGAGGTACTGGAACATCATTTCAGAACTTAAATCTTACAGCAGACGACTTTGGAGGAAAAGAATTAGAGGGTTGTAATGAAAACCTTGTTTTATCCTCACCAAAGATAGTTGAAAAGGTCCATAATTCATTCTTAGAAGCAGGTTGTCATGTTATAGAAACTAATACTTTTGGTGCCTCATCAATAGTTCTTGATGAATATGATATTAAGAATAAGGCCTATGAGATAAATAAAAATGCTGCACTAATAGCAAAAAAAGCTGCTGCAAAATATGCATCAGTTGATAAGCC from Prochlorococcus marinus XMU1402 includes the following:
- a CDS encoding branched-chain amino acid transaminase, coding for MHEFLPYAWFEGKCIPFKEAKISIATHALHYGTAAFGGMRAIPNPTNKEEFLLFRTDKHIKRLSQSAKLLLTDISEEYIFKALEEVIKRNKPQKPIYIRPFVYTSDLGIAPRLHNIETDFFMYCIELGDYLSPDGVSCRMSSWTRQEDRSLPLRGKISGAYITSSLAKTEASLSGFDEALLLNSSGKVSEASGMNLFIVRNGDLITPGVDQDILEGITRASVIELAKSFGINVIERPVDKTELLIADEVFLTGTAAKITPVKKIESSELNGDKPIMNKLKSKLIEITEGRSQDYDNWVTRISLK